Genomic DNA from Podospora pseudoanserina strain CBS 124.78 chromosome 4, whole genome shotgun sequence:
CCGCACTCCCTTCGCTCTCAAAGGCTTTCCGCGGTCGAACAGTAACTCTGTCGCCGTCTGACCGATGACAAGACGCAGATTTGAACGAGTCTTGTTGACATGATCGTAGTAGGCACTGCGTGCAGTCGATCGGGTCATGCCACGGGCATCAATCGTATTTGCTGACCAGTATGCGCCTGGCCCAAATCCAGAAGAGGACCCTGGTGGAAAGGTAACTCCGGGTTGTTGTCTGAATCCTTCCCAAATTGTATCAATGTCAGGGTACTGGAAGTTGGAGATATGAACCTGGACAGGGCCTTTTCCATATGCGGCAGAATTCCAGGTGATATTCCACCGGTCCACCACGtcggggttgggaggagtgAAGGTTGTGCTCTTCTTGAAGTAGGGCAGCAGCCCATTCCACCCCCAGCCTGGGTTGCCCAATTCCTCCCAAGCATCGTAGTCTGCCTTGCTTCCGCGGTCACATCCCATGCCGTTGACAACTGTTGcgcctccaacaacagctgcAACAGTCACATTGTGTGTAGCATTGTAAAGCTTCGAATTTGGTGCAGACCGGGGGTTGAGTAGAACGCTTGTGTCGACGGCGGTGGAATACCAAGGTATGATGGCCTCGGGTTTGTCGTCAAAGTAGCCTCGCTCAATCACGAGGACAGTGTCTGAACAACTGTGGTGTTAATGATAAAACAAATCTGTTGTATCTCGTCAGACATACTGTGGCGATTTTCAGTCAGCCGATTGGCAACCACTAGCCCCGATGTCCCTCCGCCCACAACGACATAGTCGAAGGTGCTGCTGTCAGTCGCAAAGTGATGTGAACCTGTAGCAGCTGCGGAGTGAACTGCTAGAGCACAACCCAGCACAGTCAACGGTGAAGTCGTCCCGAGCCCCATTTCGTCTTTTCAAcggcgaagaggatggcAAAAAAGTGAGGAAGTGGACGAGCAATGCTGAGAATAAGCTAAGAGATAGATGTCGGACCGCGCCACGATTGCGACTTCTTGAGGCATTGCGATGTTTACGACACACCATATTGACCAGAATCAGCTTACTGCATTGAAGAGCTCCGATAGTCCTGCAGCAAGCGGGGTGCTCAAAATGTGGTAGGGTCGTTCATTGGCTATGGGGCAGCTACCAGGTAGGGTCGAGAGGCATATCATTGCTGAGCATACAGGAAGAGGTAACATTCTTGATGCTATATATCGGCGAAAGTGACGTTCTGACTAAGCGCCAGACGTCTATCGATTGTTACCTATAACTCAGTTCAAATGCCAGCAGAAGCCAGGCCTGAAGAAACGGAGAAAAGGGGGACATACCAGAGCCCAACCAATTGCCAGGCAGGCGAGTCAAACCAGACAACTTGAAAGACCTGCTTGTGGTGTGTCTCCCCCTGTTCGTTATATGATCGTAGACTTGAAGTTGTCAGGGCCCAGGATCGGCGATGGTGGACTGAGGTGCGGGAGAATATTCGATTGCTTCTCAGCCACACAGACCACAGACCACAGACCACAGAGACCACAAAGAGTGACCCGGGGCGTGAGATTGAGAGAGCGAGGTGGCTAAAGGGTGTGTAGCACAATCTGGATCCTGTCTCCGTGCCATCGTTGGCCAGCGTGACCGTTTCGCGATGTGTGTCGCAGAATGATCTATATCCAGTCAGCCATGTTGCGGGGTCAACGTTGGTCAAGATCCGGATGTGTGCAGAACCACTACAATCCTCCAATATAAAAAGAGATACTAGCCAAACTATACAATCTGTTGCCTCTTTGACAAAGCATAAAACACGGAGTACAGAGAAGCGCCCACTTAATGGGACTATCAGGTGATACAGGCTGCAAGAGACATGGCGAATTGTCGGCGAGTCGGCAACGTTCCTTCCTGTTGAGCTGTGACCAGAACATGgtgccttccccttctcgaAGTCGCGCGCAGCAAAGGAGGACAGGGCTGGCACCTGCCTGTCCAATCGCCCTGCGATGCTAAGATGAATATGGCAACAGGCTCCTTCCCGACCCTGACAGCCGGGCAAGATTTCTTCTCCTGGACACTTTTCTTCCATAAAGCCCGACCTCACTTTTTTGTTACCCTCCCGTTTCTCTTCCATTTCTAGACAAACCGTCGCTAGGTGGAGGTGCTCGATTCTGCGGAGTGCAGGGTGATGGTCTGATCTGTcaccagaaaaagaaactcGCCTTCGAGTCTTCTGTCGGGTCGTTCCAGCGCTGATTCAGCAGAGATGTCTCGAGGACGGTCTGTGATAGGcctgccaccacctcgtcctctgtCGCACCTGTCGTGAATAGGAGAACAAactcatcccaccaccattggGCGGGTCCCCAGACAAGTCATCCAGAGCGGTCTAGAGCCCAGGGTTCATCCCACAGACTCATACACGATACGGACCCTGTCTTGCTGCGATCGGCCAGCCACCGGAGCAACACAGCTGCTGTGGCCAGCGGACAGCGTCTGCGACAACATCTCTTTTGGGCCAGCATTTGTCACATCATGGCTGCCCTGACCTCGCACTGTGGCGTTCAGGTTGTGCCTTCCGGCCGTCtaccgacgacgacactCGATCCCCGGTCACTCCACGCTATCCCGTTATCGCCAGCGCGCAATATCTACTGCATCTCcagggttgttgctgttgctttttGCTGGGACGAGTTGGTGCTcgccacatccaccacctcaccaccacgtTTCCGGCGTTCCATGAGAATCATGGCTGCCGCTGCTTGTGGCACTGCCTTTcaccacacccctccccctttcccccctgaGCACCCCCTACCCTGCTTGCCTTTTATTCCATATTTCTCTTGTGTCTCCGCGGCGCTCGATCTCATCCGAGGACACAAGTCATTGACCTCTTCGCTcttcgacatcctcctctgaTAGCACCTTCCATCTTCGCGAGAACGACCTCGCCATTTTtacaccatcatcacgacGCCCTCTGCGTTGTtgtctccgccgcctccatccccacGTGCCGCAAAGCCACCCCTGAGTCCCTTCCCGGCATCAAGTGAGGTTGGCGCCACGTCCAGCCATGCTTCTTGACTGGAAGGACAATTCTATAATATCATCAACAGCTCTTCTCACGCAAGAGACCAAGTCTTACCAAGGTCCCTTCTCAGACCCTCGACCATCAACCCATATGTCCTCGCCAGAGCTGGTCGAAAGAGTCTTTCCCATCCGCCTATCTATTCTTGAGAACTCGCCATATCTGCGACATAGTGATAGTATGTGTTCCTTCCACCCCTGCGACGTCAATCATGCTGACTCAAAGTGCTCAGCTGCTGGAGTTGCTCTCTCAGTTGTTCCTGTTCAGGCAGAAGATGACCATTCTGTGATTGGTGTGGAAGCCCAGGTGGCCCCCGATGGGCTTGTCCCAGGGCCAGATCCTCAAGCACCGTTGATAACACCCGAAGCTGTTATCGAACATGGCCCTGACGAGGCATTGAGATCGTCGAATCCTTTGTTGACGGACAGATTTGAGTACACCGTCATGAACGACGGGTCACACGGTGTCTTTCAGGGCACACGACGAGTTGTCACCCGTTGCGAAGATGAGTTGATCCACATCCCCGGAGCGATTCAATCGCATGGCATGCTCGTGGCTCTGAAGCGGCGAGCAGAAGGAGTCTACATTCCCCGGATTGTGAGCGAAAACTCTTTTCAAGTCTGCCACTTTCACCCTGCCGAGATCTTTGCCCTCGACAGCTTCAACAAGGTGGTACCGACATACCAGCGACCACTGTTTAATACCCAGCTAAGAAGTGTGAGAACCACGTACGAGATCACGAGGAAAGAGCAAGAACCTGTGGTATTCGACTTTTCCTTTAGCGATCCCGAAGGACTTATTATTCCATGCTGGTGCGCTGTTCACTACCTTGGAGGCGAAGTCGACTTGTACATTTGCGAATTTGAGTTGCAGGACAACGCATTGCACCCCATGGCCCATTACTGGCAGGCCGATGTGCCGCCAAATCCCATCGACACTCTAGGAAGCGACCACATGGATCTTGCCACTGTCTCAAGCATGCAGACTCGCAGTCAACCTGTCATTTCCAGTCCAGACGCCCTGTGTGGCGGTCTTGGCCCCAATGCATCCTCGGTCGAGGTCGTCAACGTGGCAACCAAGATTCAAAAACAATTCTCGGCCGCAAAGTCGGTTCCTCAGTTGCTGGATTCTATTGTCGGCGTGGTTAAGGAACTCTCAAGGTTCAACCGGGTCATGGTGTACGAGTTTGACCAAGACTTCAACGGCACAGTCGTCGCTGAGCTCATGGATCCCGCCACAAGTCGTGATATTTACCGTGGTTTGCACTTTCCACACACGGATATCCCACCTCAAGCACGGCGCCTGTACATGGTCAACAAAGTTCGTGTGCTTTTCGACAGAACACAGACTACCGCCCGGTTGGTGGGTAGAGACCGGAAAGACATCGAAACCCCATTGAATCTCACACACTCGTATCTCCGAGCAATGTCGCCGGTCCATCTCAAATATTTGGAAA
This window encodes:
- a CDS encoding hypothetical protein (EggNog:ENOG503NUCH; COG:T), which codes for MLLDWKDNSIISSTALLTQETKSYQGPFSDPRPSTHMSSPELVERVFPIRLSILENSPYLRHSDTAGVALSVVPVQAEDDHSVIGVEAQVAPDGLVPGPDPQAPLITPEAVIEHGPDEALRSSNPLLTDRFEYTVMNDGSHGVFQGTRRVVTRCEDELIHIPGAIQSHGMLVALKRRAEGVYIPRIVSENSFQVCHFHPAEIFALDSFNKVVPTYQRPLFNTQLRSVRTTYEITRKEQEPVVFDFSFSDPEGLIIPCWCAVHYLGGEVDLYICEFELQDNALHPMAHYWQADVPPNPIDTLGSDHMDLATVSSMQTRSQPVISSPDALCGGLGPNASSVEVVNVATKIQKQFSAAKSVPQLLDSIVGVVKELSRFNRVMVYEFDQDFNGTVVAELMDPATSRDIYRGLHFPHTDIPPQARRLYMVNKVRVLFDRTQTTARLVGRDRKDIETPLNLTHSYLRAMSPVHLKYLENMEVRSSMSLSLESEGKLWGLIVCHSYGPTATRVPFTVRELIYFVGVSASICLEKLLNADRLKARRIIETLQDQKSPNECITASSDELLKLFEADCGFLVVEGEARTIGRLAAYAEAVTLLKYLFFRRSSRILVSSNFAHDFQDLHYPSGFKAIAGVLYIPLSGTTDDCVVFYRRSQLREVHWAGKPSLAGKFGTLEPRNSFQKWTEVVDGTSKNWTPEQGRHRTIVPRDE